The proteins below are encoded in one region of Penicillium psychrofluorescens genome assembly, chromosome: 4:
- a CDS encoding uncharacterized protein (ID:PFLUO_006389-T1.cds;~source:funannotate) codes for MSNTIDTTKLALIPQGAAYGLLIGLGVLFCGVILVAIRVQKAYLSEDSGKSEMFMVANRSVGTGLTASAVFSSWMWINETVLAAAMTYRYGIALPLWWGSGLCFQIVLMAALGVMSKIRVPYAHTLLEIVRMRYGRIAHLTFIGLNLVNNVFGCASMIMTGSQLIYGVSGMNFVAATILIPLGVVLYTAVGGLKATFLTDFLHTAIALILIIYFTLAVLTNSQIGGLSGLYDKVVATASDNYVSGNYEGSLLTFKSKGAIIWGLILKFGNLALVVMDTAFWQKSFATEVRATVPGYIIAALAVFGIPWGLGTVIGLATRAIHNTPIFPTYPGPLTATEVNMGMVMPYTLKALIGDGGIIGFFFLLFMALTSTVSSSLIAVSSILSYDVYKTYLNPKVTDKSLVRVSHLTVVIHGVFITGISIAMNYGGANMTWINYLRPVISCPGIVPLVLTLFWSRQTRLAAIVAPILGFFTGLAVWLATAKSMYGAINIGTTSNEYPALYAAIASFFSPGLYSVVLSLYKPYKFDWREFLRIELADEAQLHAGSDMSTLNESSEQDQSSSEAGSLKPVPEKKQSEPPNTIDLEDTGAFNEKGPVSTPLTVPASLDDIQHPFDQETLKDLHRWLKVASILFVVVVLITFVAWPLPLYRDYVFTKSFFSGWTTVAIIWQFGAFGAVVIFPLYDGRHAIARGATGVWKSSLEYFKRGKLS; via the exons ATGTCCAACACAATAGACACCACTAAATTGGCCCTGATCCCACAGGGAGCAGCTTATGGCCTCCTCATTGGACTTGGAGTTCTTTTCTGCGGTGTAATTCTCGTCGCAATTCGAGTACAGAAGGCCTATCTGTCAGAGGATTCCGGGAAGAGTGAGATGTTTATGGTTGCAAATCGATCTGTTGGTACGGGCTTGACTGCCTCTGCTGTGTTCTCATCATGGATGTGGATCAATGAAACGGTGTTGGCGGCTGCGATGACCTATCGTTATGGAATAGCGCTTCCTCTG TGGTGGGGATCTGGTCTGTGCTTCCAAATCGTATTAATGGCCGCTCTGGGTGTCATGTCGAAGATTCGAGTTCCCTATGCGCATACATTACTTGAAATTGTGCGAATGCGATATGGTCGGATTGCCCATCTAACGTTTATCGGACTCAATCTGGTGAACAACGTCTTTGGATGCGCCTCGATGATCATGACAGGTTCACAACTTATCTATGGAGTGTCGGGGATGAACTTTGTCGCGGCAACTATTCTCATTCCACTAGGAG TCGTACTCTACACCGCAGTGGGCGGTCTCAAAGCCACATTCCTGACCGATTTCTTACACACTGCGATTGCTTTAATTCTCATCATATATTTTACTCTTGCCGTCTTAACCAACTCCCAAATTGGGGGACTGAGTGGCCTATACGACAAGGTCGTGGCTACAGCAAGCGATAATTATGTTTCCGGAAACTACGAGGGATCACTTCTCACTTTCAAGTCAAAGGGTGCCATCATCTGGGGGTTGATCCTGAAATTCGGGAACCTGGCCCTCGTTGTTATG GACACCGCGTTCTGGCAAAAATCATTTGCGACAGAAGTTCGGGCCACAGTCCCCGGCTACATAATTGCTGCGCTAGCGGTGTTTGGGATACCATGGGGACTAGGAACCGTCATTGGGTTGGCGACTCGAGCGATCCACAATACGCCAATATTCCCTACCTACCCTGGTCCGCTTACTGCCACTGAGGTTAATATGGGCATGGTCATGCCATATACCCTGAAGGCTCTCAtcggagatggagggatTATCggcttctttttcctcctttTCATGGCTCTTACCAGCACAGTTTCCTCATCTTTGATTGCCGTCAGCAGCATTCTCTCCTACGATGTCTACAAAACCTATCTCAATCCGAAGGTGACAGACAAAAGCCTCGTCCGGGTGAGTCATTTGACAGTCGTCATTCATGGTGTGTTTATCACGGGCATTTCAATTGCTATGAATTACGGAGGCGCCAACATGACTTGGATCAACTACTTGCGGCCTGTTATCTCATGCCCTGGTATCGTCCCACTAGTACTCACCTTGTTTTGGTCCCGTCAAACCCGCTTGGCTGCAATTGTCGCTCCTATCCTTGGATTCTTCACAGGCCTTGCCGTCTGGCTTGCAACTGCCAAGTCGATGTATGGTGCCATTAATATCGGTACCACCTCAAACGAGTATCCGGCTCTCTATGCAGCCATtgcatctttcttctcgcccggTCTATACTCCGTCGTGCTGTCGCTCTACAAGCCTTACAAATTTGATTGGCGCGAATTTTTGCGCATCGAACTGGCGGATGAAGCTCAACTTCATGCAGGGTCAGACATGAGTACTCTCAATGAATCTAGCGAGCAAGACCAGTCTTCGTCAGAGGCTGGCTCTCTCAAGCCAGTTCCTGAGAAGAAGCAGTCAGAACCTCCAAACACCATTGACCTCGAGGATACTGGTGCATTCAACGAAAAAGGGCCTGTGTCAACTCCGTTAACAGTTCCAGCTAGCCTCGACGACATCCAGCATCCATTTGACCAAGAAACTTTGAAGGATCTGCATCGATGGCTAAAAGTTGCCTCAATActttttgttgttgttgttctaATAACATTTGTCGCTTGGCCCCTTCCACTATATCGTGACTACGTGTTTACGAAATCATTCTTCTCTGGCTGGACAACAGTGGCCATTATTTGGCAGTTTGGTGCATTTGGAGCCGTTGTGATTTTCCCGCTCTACGATGGACGACATGCAATTGCTAGAGGTGCTACAGGCGTCTGGAAATCTTCTCTGGAGTACTTCAAACGAGGCAAGCTGTCTTGA
- a CDS encoding uncharacterized protein (ID:PFLUO_006390-T1.cds;~source:funannotate), whose protein sequence is MILETFTRVFVNSDQLDQTLNFYTKLLDGEVTLRFAYPDKGLVLGAVSSPHLSVLVIAGQEENLAPFRATHLTIKVDQLEHHIGVLTAAGSEILEPIQDTPTGRKTRFRHPDGLVVEYMDFRSQ, encoded by the coding sequence ATGATCCTGGAGACCTTCACACGAGTCTTTGTTAACTCAGACCAACTCGACCAAACCCTCAACTTCTACACAAAACTCTTAGATGGAGAAGTAACGCTTCGTTTTGCCTATCCCGACAAAGGCCTCGTCCTTGGAGCTGTTTCATCTCCGCATCTTTCGGTGCTAGTCATTGCTGGACAAGAGGAGAACCTGGCACCGTTCCGTGCGACCCACCTGACCATCAAGGTCGACCAGCTAGAGCATCATATCGGTGTTTTGACTGCAGCAGGCTCCGAAATTCTCGAGCCTATTCAGGATACACCGACTGGCCGGAAGACGAGGTTTCGACATCCGGACGGGTTAGTGGTTGAGTACATGGATTTTAGATCGCAATAA
- a CDS encoding uncharacterized protein (ID:PFLUO_006391-T1.cds;~source:funannotate) translates to MAKPQVPIPMGLLALPPELLLFICRLLCSVDVACLSLCNHRSLQILGDRLANPNFKVDKANSHSRKREILLTRLSKDNPPFYYCHFCSHLHRWNRVPLPGPAFHPNKPALRCLQNTDHIPLLEATRVHKNFSYYKFYYHHLQLTMRRAFYGDKYGISTRALQFTEIQTTLEADMITLLAVEARVMKSPTPSLGLRIQNMIGVTRSDIELLDSSKIKFLGICGHIDMTRDLLPILVAETVKTYLSQPAENQHQIRIRVCNSCHTDYKLEIKEYGTKWVALVITKWLDLGSGHRFDDPKWKALTHYNCEVREVGPRREAGQTRMYFEKTLGGNVSETMATTINLCWLWNWNVKGKPGMLKWGDSAWISQPNSSEGFLYR, encoded by the coding sequence ATGGCCAAGCCCCAAGTCCCAATCCCGATGGGACTCCTCGCCCTCCCACCCGAGCTGCTCCTGTTCATCTGCCGCCTCCTTTGCTCCGTCGACGTCGCCTGTCTCTCGCTATGCAACCACCGTTCTCTACAAATACTGGGCGACCGACTCGCCAACCCCAACTTCAAGGTCGATAAGGCGAACAGCCACAGCCGAAAGCGCGAAATCCTATTGACCCGGCTGAGCAAAGACAACCCACCCTTCTACTACTGTCATTTCTGCTCGCACCTGCACCGCTGGAATCGCGTGCCTCTCCCCGGCCCAGCATTCCACCCGAACAAGCCCGCGCTTCGCTGTCTCCAGAATACAGACCACATCCCGCTCCTGGAAGCAACGCGCGTGCACAAGAACTTCTCCTACTACAAGTTCTACTACCATCACCTCCAACTCACAATGCGGCGAGCCTTTTACGGTGATAAATACGGCATCTCGACGCGAGCCCTGCAATTCACCGAGATCCAGACCACGCTCGAGGCCGACATGATCACATTGTTAGCGGTGGAAGCGCGCGTCATGAAATCTCCGACCCCGAGTCTGGGCCTGCGCATCCAGAACATGATCGGCGTCACACGATCCGAtatcgagctgctggacagcTCCAAGATCAAATTTCTGGGGATCTGTGGCCACATCGACATGACACGCGACTTACTCCCAATCCTAGTCGCCGAAACTGTGAAGACCTACCTGAGCCAACCCGCGGAAAACCAACACCAGATAAGAATCAGAGTCTGCAACTCCTGCCACACAGATTACAAGCTCGAGATCAAAGAGTACGGCACCAAGTGGGTCGCGCTGGTGATCACCAAATGGTTGGACCTGGGCTCAGGCCACCGCTTCGATGACCCAAAGTGGAAGGCCCTTACTCACTATAACTGCGAAGTCAGGGAGGTTGGCCCGCGGCGCGAGGCAGGCCAGACGCGCATGTACTTTGAGAAAACACTTGGAGGGAATGTCTCCGAGACGATGGCAACGACGATTAATCTGTGCTGGTTGTGGAATTGGAATGTTAAGGGCAAGCCGGGGATGTTGAAGTGGGGAGATTCGGCGTGGATCTCGCAGCCGAATTCGTCCGAGGGCTTTCTTTATCGTTAA
- a CDS encoding uncharacterized protein (ID:PFLUO_006392-T1.cds;~source:funannotate), whose protein sequence is MDPAGDSQSDKVSRPSTATPCQPAETEQSDTDIDKQRKKIPVRNALDKPQISASQASQNAQTKYRMIAPRPSTETNTTLSPEELQKKRLVATRNEVASKLIAKYDYCLEFGRRTTELRRLLDALCETISTSDHATYRREWADDLQEQLDKMKRHVAQDHVELNTLRERYRDVTLELEGLP, encoded by the exons ATGGATCCAGCTGGC GACTCGCAGTCGGACAAGGTATCTCGTCCTTCAACGGCGACGCCATGCCAACCAGCAGAAACAGAACAGTCAGACACTGATATCGACAAACAGCGCAAGAAGATACCCGTCAGGAACGCTCTCGACAAGCCACAGATTTCAGCAAGCCAAGCG TCTCAAAACGCCCAGACGAAGTACCGAATGATCGCCCCGAGACCCAGCACGGagaccaacaccaccttATCCCCCGAAGAGCTCCAAAAGAAGCGCCTCGTAGCAACCCGCAACGAGGTCGCCTCGAAACTCATCGCAAAGTACGACTACTGCCTGGAGTTTGGGCGCCGAACCACCGAGCTGCGACGACTGCTCGATGCCCTTTGCGAGACTATCAGCACCTCCGATCATGCTACCTATCGCCGCGAGTGGGCGGATGATTTGCAGGAGCAGTTGGACAAGATGAAGCGGCATGTTGCGCAAGATCATGTGGAACTGAATACACTCAGGGAGAGATATCGTGATGTTACGCTGGAGTTAGAGGGACTGCCTTGA
- a CDS encoding uncharacterized protein (ID:PFLUO_006393-T1.cds;~source:funannotate), whose amino-acid sequence MPAVDVSSVPAVSGKETAQSVAVLEDLIKNLNVSTSPDEVNAAAGNLATLFGGPIPEQTLPLKAVETFKKQLANKKDALVRERALEGIRAIASHTTIAPGVEPHLASLIGPVLAAVGDKMTPVREAAQSAAAALVQAINGNAVKAIVPSILDSLANAQKWQEKMAALSCIDTLVESAPAQLSYQVPNLIPVVSGAMWDTKAEIKKTAYATMEKVCGLIVNKDIERFIPELIKCVAKPENVAETVHLLGATTFVSDVTGPTLAIMVPLLDRGLVERETAIKRKAAVIVDNMCKLVEDPQIVAPFLPQLMPRLEKNHDTLADPEAREKTRQALDTLSRVGNVKDGKIPEISTAGDISTVSAILKEILEPKYKSQIPQCEAVITYVAAIAGQLVDEKDSEVVTWTQNALPYITAIVGETDAKSIAESLRKQASPEAAAADEVPSDEEEGEDLCNCTFSLAYGAKILLNQTHLRLKRGQRYGLLGPNGSGKTTLMRAINNEQLEGFPKKDEVKTVYVEHDLDAADTELTVIGWTFKKLGEVGLEISQEEVERKLEGEFGFSRAQIEGPITALSGGWKMKLALCRAVFESPDILLLDEPTNHLDVKNVAWLEDYLKNSPCTSIMVSHDSKFLDDVIQHVIHYERFKLKRYRGTLSEFVKRVPSARSYYELSASDMEFKFPEPGFLEGVKTKSKAIARVNNMSFQYPGTPKPQISDISFQVSLGSRIAVIGPNGAGKSTLVNVLTGELIPTSGDVYQHENIRIAYIKQHAFAHIDNHLDATPSEYIQWRFQTGEDRETMDRANKIVTDDDEKAMEKIYKVEGSLRRVIGIHSRRKFKNTYEYEISWSLGDNVGMKGEKWTPLMSNDNTWLPRSEIIVSHPKQVAEVDQKEALASGQFRPLVRKEIEQHCANFGLDNELVSHSRMRGLSGGQRVKVVLAACSWQRPHVIVLDEPTNYLDRDSLGALSKALKSFEGGVVIITHSREFTENLTEEVWSVMDGKMTPSGHNWVQGQGSGPRLDQKGDDEEDKFDAMGNKITVAKKKKLTGSELRKKKKDRAARRKRGEDVFSDEDDI is encoded by the exons ATGCCTGCCGTCGACGTTTCATCTGTCCCTGCCGTGTCCGGCAAGGAGACCGCTCAGTCGGTCGCTGTCCTCGAGGACCTCATCAAGAACCTCAACGTCTCGACCAGCCCCGATGAGGTCAACGCCGCTGCCGGCAACCTCGCCACTCTTTTCGGCGGTCCCATCCCCGAGCAGACCCTGCCCCTGAAGGCCGTcgagaccttcaagaagCAACttgccaacaagaaggaTGCTCTGGTCCGCGAGCGTGCCCTCGAGGGCATCCGCGCCATTGCGTCCCACACCACCATCGCTCCCGGTGTGGAACCTCACCTCGCGTCGCTCATTGGCCCCGTTCTTGCCGCTGTCGGCGACAAGATGACCCCCGTCCGGGAGGCCGCCCAGAGCGCCGCTGCCGCCCTCGTTCAGGCTATCAACGGCAATGCCGTCAAGGCGATCGTCCCCTCCATTCTTGACTCCCTCGCCAACGCCCAGAAGTGgcaggagaagatggccgctCTGTCCTGCATCGACACCCTCGTCGAGTCCGCTCCCGCTCAGCTCTCATACCAGGTCCCCAACCTGATTCCCGTGGTCTCCGGTGCCATGTGGGACACCAAGGCtgagatcaagaagaccgcCTACGCTACCATGGAGAAGGTCTGCGGCCTGATCGTCAACAAGGATATTGAGCGCTTCATTCCCGAGCTCATCAAGTGTGTTGCCAAGCCTGAGAACGTCGCCGAGACCGTTCACTTGCTCGGTGCTACCACTTTCGTGTCCGATGTCACCGGCCCCACTCTCGCTATCATGGTTCCCCTGCTGGACCGTGGTCTCGTTGAGCGTGAGACCGCCATCAAGCGTAAGGCCGCTGTCATTGTTGACAACATGTGCAAGCTTGTCGAGGACCCCCAGATTGTTGCTCCTTTCCTGCCTCAGTTGATGCCCCGTCTGGAGAAGAACCACGACACCCTGGCCGACCCCGAGGCCCGTGAGAAGACCCGCCAGGCCCTCGACACCCTCTCCCGTGTTGGTAATgtcaaggatggcaagatccCCGAGATCTCCACCGCTGGTGACATCTCCACCGTCTCTGCCATcctcaaggagatcctggagCCCAAGTACAAGAGCCAGATCCCTCAGTGCGAGGCCGTCATCACCTACGTCGCTGCCATCGCCGGTCAGCTCGTTGACGAGAAGGACAGCGAGGTGGTCACCTGGACCCAGAACGCCCTTCCCTACATCACCGCCATCGTCGGTGAGACCGATGCCAAGTCCATCGCCGAGTCCCTGCGCAAGCAAGCCTCTCCCGAGGCCGCTGCCGCTGACGAGGTCCcctccgacgaggaggagggtgaggatcTGTGCAACTGCACCTTCTCTCTGGCCTACGGTGCCAAGATCCTGCTCAACCAGACTCACCTGCGTCTGAAGCGTGGCCAGCGCTACGGTCTCCTGGGCCCCAACGGTTCCGGCAAGACCACCCTCATGCGCGCCATCAACaacgagcagctcgagggtTTCCCCAAGAAGGACGAGGTCAAGACCGTCTACGTCGAGCACGACCTGGACGCTGCCGATACCGAGCTGACTGTCATCGGCTGGACCTTCAAGAAGCTGGGTGAGGTCGGCCTGGAGATCTCGcaggaggaagtcgagcgCAAGCTCGAGGGCGAGTTCGGTTTCTCCCGCGCCCAGATCGAGGGCCCCATCACCGCCCTGTCTGGTGGTTGGAAGATGAAGCTGGCTCTGTGCCGTGCCGTCTTCGAGAGCCCCGATATTCTTCTGCTTGACGAGCCCACCAACCACTTGGACGTCAAGAACGTTGCCTGGCTCGAGGACTACCTCAAGAACTCGCCTTGCACTTCCATCATGGTCTCCCACGACAGCAAGTTCTTGGACGATGTTATCCAGCACGTCATCCACTACGAGCGCTTCAAGCTCAAGCGTTACCGTGGTACCCTGAGCGAGTTCGTCAAGCGCGTTCCCTCCGCCCGGTCCTACTACGAGCTGAGCGCCTCCGACATGGAGTTCAAGTTCCCCGAGCCCGGTTTCCTCGAGGGTGTCAAGACCAAgtccaaggccatcgcccGTGTCAACAACATGTCCTTCCAGTACCCCGGTACTCCCAAGCCCCAGATCAGCGACATCTCCTTCCAGGTGTCCCTGGGCTCGCGTATTGCCGTTATCGGTCCCAACGGTGCCGGCAAGTCGACTCTCGTTAACGTCCTGACTGGTGAGCTCATCCCCACCTCGGGTGATGTCTACCAGCACGAGAACATCCGTATCGCCTACATCAAACAACACGCTTTCGCCCACATCGATAACCACCTCGATGCCACTCCCTCTGAGTACATCCAGTGGCGCTTCCAGACCGGTGAGGACCGTGAGACCATGGACCGTGCCAACAAGATCGTCAccgacgatgacgagaaggccatggagaagatctACAAGGTTGAGGGCTCCCTCCGCCGCGTCATTGGCATCCACTCCCGCCGCAAGTTCAAGAACACCTACGAGTACGAGATCTCGTGGTCTCTGGGTGACAACGTCGGCATGAAGGGCGAGAAGTGGACCCCGCTGATGAGCAACGACAACACCTGGTTGCCTCGCTCCGAGATTATCGTGTCTCACCCCAAGCAGGTCGCCGAGGTTGACCAGAAGGAGGCTCTGGCCTCCGGTCAGTTCCGCCCCCTGGTccgcaaggagatcgagcagCACTGCGCCAACTTCGGCCTCGACAACGAGCTGGTCTCTCACTCCCGCATGCGTGGTCTCTCCGGTGGCCAGCGTGTCAAGGTCGTCCTGGCTGCCTGCTCTTGGCAGCGCCCCCACGTCATCGTCCTGGACGAGCCCACCAACTACCTCGACCGTGACTCCCTCGGTGCCCTCTCCAAGGCCCTCAAGTCCTTCGAGGGTGGTGTTGTCATCATCACTCACTCGCGTGAGTTCACTGAGAACCTCACTGAGGAAGTTTGGTCCGTCATGGACGGCAAGATGACTCCCTCCGGCCACAACTGGGTCCAGGGCCAAGGCTCCGGTCCCCGTCTTGACCAGaagggtgatgatgaggaggacaAGTTCGATGCCATGGGCAACAAGATCACAgtggcaaagaagaagaagcttACTG GTTCtgagctgcgcaagaagaagaaggaccgTGCTGCCCGCCGCAAGCGTGGCGAGGACGTGTTCTCCGATGAGGACGATATTTAA
- a CDS encoding uncharacterized protein (ID:PFLUO_006394-T1.cds;~source:funannotate), whose translation MSYYGGPPQQGYGGEYYGQPPQQGGQGYPPQGNYGAPPQQGYYPPEQQQQYNQQQQPYGQHGNPPSYSEKGYPGGPGEYGQPPQQGYPPQQQGYPPQQGYPPQHGGESSSYYGNAAPPGAQQGYPPGAVGPEGERGLGSTLIGGAAGGFMGHKMGGGVMGSAGGAILGAVGANVAHHEYEKHEKKDKKHKKEKKHKHHKRHGSSSSSSSSSSSD comes from the exons ATGTCCTATTACGGCGGCCCTCCCCAGCAAGGCTACGGAGGTGAATACTACGGCCAGCCGCCCCAGCAGGGTGGCCAGGGCTACCCACCACAGGGAAATTACGGCGCCCCGCCTCAGCAAGGTTACTACCCTCCTGAA caacagcaacaatacaaccaacagcaacagcccTACGGCCAACACGGCAACCCGCCTTCCTACAGCGAGAAGGGCTACCCCGGCGGGCCGGGGGAATACGgacagccgccgcagcaggGCTATCCTCCTCAGCAGCAGGGCTATCCCCCCCAGCAGGGGTACCCGCCCCAACACGGCGGCGAGAGCTCTTCGTACTACGGCAACGCGGCGCCCCCCGGCGCGCAGCAGGGATACCCGCCTGGCGCAGTAGGACCCGAGGGCGAGCGCGGTCTGGGATCGACTCTGATCGGCGGCGCCGCAGGCGGGTTTATGGGCCACAAGATGGGTGGTGGGGTGATGGGCAGTGCGGGCGGTGCGATCTTGGGTGCTGTGGGTGCGAATGTTGCGCATCATGAATA TGAGAAGcacgagaagaaagacaagaagcataagaaggagaagaagcacaagcaTCACAAGCGTCAcggctccagctccagctcgtcgagctcgtcgtcTAGCGATTAA
- a CDS encoding uncharacterized protein (ID:PFLUO_006395-T1.cds;~source:funannotate), with translation MANKALITSHPRTATKPKEKSFNMPFGPEVEIFDEARGIYTKQAIFQNDHATTTTTAINSSFVKPADMTPFHKGYDAFLRQQEKKALSAQAHKKRITTAIARPVKSPPSRGSSLTGTPSPKPIVRTAKKGVFRVIKPRHPRMNLDEWLRSGKAAFVDEKKSVA, from the coding sequence ATGGCTAACAAGGCACTCATCACCTCCCACCCTCGCACGGCCACGAAGCCAAAGGAGAAATCCTTCAACATGCCCTTCGGCCCCGAGGTCGAAATCTTCGACGAAGCGAGGGGCATCTACACCAAGCAGGCCATCTTCCAGAATGACCACgccactaccaccactaccgcCATCAACTCCAGTTTTGTCAAGCCAGCAGACATGACACCCTTCCACAAGGGCTACGACGCATTTCTCCGccagcaagaaaaaaaggcTCTTTCGGCTCAGGCTCACAAGAAGCGGATCACCACGGCCATCGCCAGGCCGGTCAAGTCCCCTCCGTCTCGGGGTAGCTCTCTCACGGGCACCCCATCGCCCAAGCCTATTGTGCGCACGGCCAAGAAGGGTGTCTTCCGGGTTATCAAGCCCCGTCATCCTCGGATGAATCTGGATGAGTGGCTGCGGAGCGGGAAGGCGGCTTttgtggatgagaagaagtCGGTGGCTTGA
- a CDS encoding uncharacterized protein (ID:PFLUO_006396-T1.cds;~source:funannotate): MAEAAADGPSPPPPPPPGGPPKRPPPDKPVFRDGPRRKKIRGLQCYTCGQWGHPSARCAVRKAAIEWMELPKSSRDASMGAWASTTILRHHAVRSGFIKADEELVVVRRPTTNPPPPHPPRLVLLLPPPRHDLLLPPPRHDRLLCPPRSTQPALLQRPPAALLIQLQPPTLRPPALLPAPLLRLPVAVAVAVAVDVVVRDEIYLVYLK; encoded by the exons AtggctgaagctgctgctgatggccCGTCCCCCCCGCCCCCCCCTCCGCCCGGCGGCCCGCCCAAGAGGCCCCCGCCCGATAAGCCGGTGTTCCGTGACGGACCCAGACGCAAGAAGATA AGAGGTCTCCAATGTTATACGTGTGGCCAGTGGGGGCATCCGTCCGCCCGGTGCGCCGTCCGCAAGGCGGCCATTGAGTGGATGGAACTCCCGAAATCCTCACGAGACGCCAGTATGGGCGCCTGGGCATCTACGACTATCCTGCGTCACCACGCCGTCCGTTCGGGCTTCATCAaagccgacgaggagctcgTCGTTGTGCGCCGGCCGACTAcaaaccccccccccccgcaCCCACCCCGTCTcgtcctgctgctgcccccgCCCCGCCacgacctgctgctgcctccGCCCCGCCACGACCGGCTGCTGTGCCCGCCCCGGTCGACCCAGCCTGCGCTCCTGCAGCGCCCTCCTGCCGCCCTACTGATACAACTGCAACCCCCAACGCTCCGCCCACCCGCGCTCCTGCCCGCCCCGCTGCTCCGGCTGCCCGTGGCCGTCGCGGTCGCGGTCGCGGTCGACGTGG TGGTTCGTGATGAAATCTATTTAGTCTATTTGAAatga